A section of the Desulfotignum balticum DSM 7044 genome encodes:
- a CDS encoding TRAP transporter small permease gives MTLSRVLKTSITILDNIEGYLCKFFLSFFVILLFFQVIMRTVFQNSLAWSEEASRFAFVWFAFLGASYAARLGAHNRVTFQFKLFPKIVGDVSQLIADGIWLVFNAIMTVKSIEVIRDMMEYPFYSPALDIPMQYIYMLFPFTFTLMSIRIIQVNILKHILKRDIVDVDDISTDLEDIKRDMKIDSNDEGRMA, from the coding sequence GTGACTCTCAGCCGCGTGCTTAAAACGTCAATCACGATCCTGGATAATATCGAAGGATATCTGTGTAAATTTTTCTTGAGCTTTTTTGTCATCCTCCTGTTCTTTCAGGTGATCATGCGGACCGTTTTCCAGAATTCGCTGGCCTGGAGCGAGGAAGCATCCCGGTTCGCCTTTGTCTGGTTCGCCTTTCTGGGCGCATCCTATGCAGCCCGGCTGGGGGCCCATAACCGGGTCACCTTTCAGTTCAAACTGTTTCCAAAAATCGTGGGCGATGTGTCCCAGCTCATCGCCGACGGCATATGGCTGGTGTTCAACGCCATCATGACGGTTAAAAGCATTGAAGTCATCCGGGATATGATGGAATATCCGTTTTATTCGCCGGCCCTGGATATCCCCATGCAGTATATTTACATGCTGTTTCCCTTCACATTCACCCTCATGAGCATCCGGATCATCCAGGTCAATATCCTGAAACACATTCTGAAAAGAGACATCGTGGATGTGGACGATATTTCGACAGATCTGGAAGATATCAAGCGGGACATGAAAATCGATTCAAACGATGAAGGGAGGATGGCATGA
- a CDS encoding DUF6941 family protein translates to MKIAKKIFTLVCDDIRLEIDGKISLMGIQDRDLVVDEIPYILPSLAIMISLEEMQTETSEINVIVKAPKVEAEQLKFVAPPDKAKDDNDVKLLVKLTPFRIKAEGEVKIQIKLPDAKKAITIHSFKIVQSDPLD, encoded by the coding sequence ATGAAGATAGCAAAAAAAATATTCACATTAGTTTGTGACGATATTAGATTGGAAATCGATGGTAAAATCTCCTTAATGGGGATACAAGATAGAGATCTTGTTGTTGATGAAATTCCATATATTCTGCCTAGTTTAGCTATAATGATCTCGCTTGAGGAAATGCAAACGGAAACATCTGAGATCAATGTTATTGTAAAAGCTCCAAAAGTAGAAGCAGAACAACTTAAGTTTGTAGCACCACCGGACAAAGCGAAAGATGATAATGATGTTAAATTGCTTGTAAAATTAACCCCATTTAGAATCAAAGCTGAGGGTGAAGTTAAAATACAAATCAAACTTCCTGATGCTAAAAAAGCAATAACCATACACTCTTTTAAAATCGTTCAATCAGACCCATTGGATTAA
- a CDS encoding D-cysteine desulfhydrase: MNFTRFPRRKYIQTPTAIEPMPALSQALGGKVNLFVKRDDQLPGAAGGNKTRKLEFCIADAMEKKADTIITCGAVQSNHCRLTLAWAVKEGLDCHLILEERVKGSYKTDASGNNFLFQLLGVKSIEVVPGGSDMMGAMEKKAAGLSEEGKTPYIIPGGASNAIGALGYAACAAETMTQLNDLHLNIDHIVVPSGSAGTHAGMVVGMTAMETGIPVSGMNVSREKTVQEEIVYKLAKETAAKLGVKKEIPRDSVVCFDQYVGPGYSIPTDSMVEAVKLFAQTEAILLDPVYSGKTAAGLVDRVRKGHFAPGTNVLFLHTGGSPALYAYMDSFRK; this comes from the coding sequence ATGAATTTTACACGATTTCCCAGACGAAAATATATTCAGACCCCCACTGCCATTGAACCCATGCCTGCATTGAGCCAGGCGTTGGGCGGAAAAGTCAACCTGTTTGTCAAACGCGACGACCAGCTGCCCGGTGCTGCCGGGGGCAACAAAACCCGGAAACTGGAGTTCTGCATTGCCGATGCCATGGAAAAAAAAGCAGACACCATCATCACCTGCGGTGCCGTGCAGTCCAACCATTGCCGGCTGACCCTGGCATGGGCCGTCAAAGAAGGGCTTGACTGCCATCTGATTCTGGAAGAACGGGTAAAGGGCAGTTACAAGACAGATGCCAGCGGCAACAATTTTCTGTTTCAGCTGCTGGGAGTCAAGAGCATCGAGGTGGTGCCCGGCGGGAGCGACATGATGGGGGCCATGGAAAAAAAGGCAGCCGGGTTGTCTGAAGAAGGCAAAACGCCTTATATCATTCCCGGCGGGGCCTCCAATGCCATCGGGGCCTTAGGATATGCCGCCTGTGCCGCAGAAACCATGACCCAGCTCAATGACCTGCACTTAAACATTGATCACATTGTTGTGCCGTCGGGTTCCGCCGGGACCCACGCCGGCATGGTGGTGGGCATGACGGCCATGGAAACCGGCATCCCCGTGAGCGGGATGAATGTGTCCAGAGAAAAGACGGTCCAGGAAGAGATCGTTTACAAACTGGCAAAAGAGACCGCAGCCAAGCTGGGGGTCAAAAAGGAAATCCCCAGAGACAGTGTGGTGTGTTTTGACCAGTATGTGGGACCGGGATATTCCATTCCCACGGACAGTATGGTGGAGGCCGTGAAACTGTTTGCGCAGACCGAAGCGATTCTGCTGGATCCGGTGTACTCGGGCAAGACTGCGGCCGGCCTTGTTGATCGGGTGAGAAAAGGCCATTTCGCTCCGGGCACCAATGTGCTGTTTCTGCACACGGGCGGATCACCGGCCCTGTATGCGTACATGGATTCCTTCAGAAAATGA
- the istB gene encoding IS21-like element helper ATPase IstB, translated as MSNTLVMDRIESNLTRLKLPRIYEVLGGLAKTAEEQGKSYLSFLDELLEEEVAAKEQRRIETALKISGLPYIKSIDEFDFAFQPGLDKQKIMGLFDLSFIREKGNVIFLGPPGVGKTHLAVSLALKACQSGMSIYFTNMEDLIIKLRKDHEAGKPGKGRGYYKSSLVVVDEVGYTPITREECNLFFRFIANRYEKSSTIITSNKAFGDWTELFHDPIIVTAILDRLLHHSAVINIKGNSYRLKGKKA; from the coding sequence ATGAGTAATACCCTTGTAATGGATCGCATTGAATCCAACCTCACCCGATTAAAGCTCCCCCGGATTTATGAAGTTTTAGGCGGCCTTGCCAAGACGGCCGAGGAACAGGGAAAAAGCTATCTGTCTTTTCTCGATGAACTGCTCGAAGAGGAAGTGGCGGCAAAAGAGCAGCGCCGCATCGAAACTGCACTAAAAATATCAGGACTACCGTATATCAAAAGCATAGATGAGTTTGACTTCGCCTTCCAACCCGGCCTGGATAAACAGAAAATCATGGGACTTTTTGACTTAAGTTTTATCCGTGAGAAAGGCAATGTAATTTTCCTTGGCCCTCCCGGTGTGGGAAAGACGCATCTTGCGGTATCCCTTGCGCTGAAAGCGTGTCAGTCCGGCATGAGTATCTATTTTACCAACATGGAGGATCTGATTATCAAGCTGCGAAAGGATCACGAAGCTGGAAAGCCGGGTAAGGGCCGTGGGTACTATAAATCCTCCCTGGTCGTTGTGGATGAAGTGGGTTACACACCTATCACACGGGAAGAGTGCAATTTGTTCTTTCGTTTTATTGCTAACCGGTACGAGAAGAGCAGCACCATTATCACGTCAAATAAGGCATTCGGAGACTGGACAGAACTGTTCCATGACCCGATCATCGTGACTGCCATCCTCGATCGACTGCTTCACCACAGCGCCGTCATTAATATTAAGGGTAACAGTTACAGACTGAAAGGCAAAAAAGCATGA
- a CDS encoding type II toxin-antitoxin system HicA family toxin: protein MTERKIKLYKKLNESPTNAKFHEICNLAEEVGFEFRNQSGSHKIYKHPVYKKMMNFQPDKRDNSKAKKYQVSQLITFIDDNNLIKENK, encoded by the coding sequence ATGACAGAAAGAAAGATAAAATTATATAAAAAATTAAATGAATCGCCGACAAATGCAAAATTTCATGAAATCTGTAATTTAGCAGAAGAAGTCGGGTTTGAATTTAGAAACCAAAGTGGAAGTCATAAAATTTATAAACATCCTGTTTATAAAAAAATGATGAATTTTCAACCTGATAAACGTGACAATAGCAAGGCGAAAAAATATCAAGTGTCTCAATTGATTACTTTTATTGACGACAATAACTTAATCAAGGAGAATAAATAA
- a CDS encoding RidA family protein translates to MNRQIIATDNAPKAIGPYSQAVAANGFLFTSGQLPIDPATGQLVTGTIEEQAHQVFKNLSAIAKSAGAGLADAVKTTVFLSDINNFKAVNAVYDQYFTEPFPARSAFQVGALPLNAAIEVEAVFQLPS, encoded by the coding sequence ATGAACAGACAGATTATTGCCACAGACAACGCCCCAAAAGCCATCGGCCCATATTCCCAGGCCGTGGCCGCCAACGGATTTTTGTTTACTTCCGGCCAGCTTCCCATTGATCCGGCAACGGGTCAGCTGGTGACAGGGACCATTGAGGAACAGGCCCATCAGGTTTTCAAGAACCTGTCCGCCATTGCCAAAAGCGCCGGCGCCGGGCTGGCAGATGCCGTGAAAACGACTGTTTTTCTGTCGGATATCAACAATTTCAAGGCGGTCAACGCCGTGTATGACCAGTATTTCACAGAACCGTTTCCTGCCCGCAGTGCGTTCCAGGTTGGGGCTTTGCCCCTGAACGCCGCCATTGAGGTGGAAGCGGTTTTTCAATTGCCGTCATAA
- a CDS encoding TRAP transporter substrate-binding protein produces the protein MKKLFLFLTLAVMSVCLVIPSQVFAEKVLKLGFGDPINSDQGAIAKQFKYLVEGYTGGDVKIQLFPGSALGNETEMLQNTRSGELDLCMLSVPNLSPFSRKINILTFPYVIKSMRDAVTITTGKLGAQWNDILQKEAGIRILAWTYSNFRHLTNSKRKITSMADLKGLKVRVPQNALMIASYEAWGANPTPMAWPETFTALQQGVVDGQDNPYIVNYTMKFQEVQKYITPLHYQFSLQPMIIGEKHFQKMDQNLKDILIRAGIEAQQYCVLFQMEESEKALQAMLDAGMEYSEFSDEDKMIQVAKEKVWPEYYDKVGGKDAVMEVVAELEKADKARQAQ, from the coding sequence ATGAAAAAATTATTTCTTTTTTTAACATTGGCCGTGATGTCCGTTTGCCTGGTGATACCATCCCAGGTATTTGCTGAAAAAGTATTGAAACTGGGATTCGGGGATCCCATCAACTCCGACCAGGGTGCCATTGCCAAACAGTTCAAATACCTGGTGGAAGGGTACACGGGCGGTGATGTGAAAATTCAGCTCTTCCCGGGCAGCGCCCTGGGAAATGAAACGGAAATGCTCCAGAACACCCGCAGCGGCGAACTGGACCTGTGCATGCTCTCTGTCCCCAACCTGTCCCCGTTTTCACGGAAAATCAACATCCTGACCTTCCCTTATGTGATCAAGAGCATGCGGGATGCCGTCACCATCACCACGGGAAAACTGGGTGCACAATGGAACGACATCCTTCAAAAGGAAGCCGGAATCCGGATTCTGGCCTGGACCTATTCCAATTTCCGTCATCTGACCAATTCCAAACGCAAAATCACCAGTATGGCTGATCTGAAAGGCTTGAAAGTCCGGGTCCCCCAGAACGCCCTGATGATCGCATCCTATGAAGCCTGGGGCGCGAATCCCACCCCCATGGCATGGCCGGAAACCTTTACCGCGCTGCAGCAGGGCGTGGTGGACGGTCAGGACAATCCCTATATTGTCAACTACACCATGAAATTTCAGGAAGTACAGAAATACATCACACCGCTGCATTACCAGTTCTCGTTGCAGCCCATGATCATCGGTGAAAAACATTTTCAGAAAATGGATCAGAACCTCAAGGACATCCTGATCCGGGCCGGCATCGAAGCCCAGCAGTATTGTGTGCTGTTCCAGATGGAAGAATCTGAAAAAGCCCTCCAGGCCATGCTGGACGCCGGCATGGAATACAGTGAATTTTCTGACGAAGACAAAATGATTCAAGTGGCCAAGGAAAAAGTGTGGCCTGAATACTATGACAAAGTCGGCGGCAAAGACGCTGTCATGGAAGTGGTGGCAGAGCTTGAAAAAGCGGATAAAGCCAGACAGGCCCAGTAA
- a CDS encoding type II toxin-antitoxin system HicB family antitoxin, giving the protein MKKYSINIIYSEEDEGYIATVPEFPGLSAYGETPEEAIEEAQMALKGFIEVFKEDGCKIPAPQTFESYSGQTRLRLPKNLHAKLSKQAEREGVSLNTYMVQLLSENHIKYQIEKRLNKIEQLTCVSTIFQGGKQLRSNKSKNYVVRTADWDHEKTSNLFMH; this is encoded by the coding sequence ATGAAAAAATATTCTATTAATATCATTTATAGCGAAGAAGATGAAGGATATATAGCTACCGTTCCTGAATTTCCAGGCCTATCTGCTTATGGAGAAACGCCTGAAGAAGCAATAGAAGAAGCTCAAATGGCCCTTAAAGGTTTTATTGAAGTCTTTAAGGAGGATGGTTGCAAGATCCCTGCTCCACAAACGTTTGAAAGCTACAGCGGACAAACTCGATTGCGGTTACCCAAAAATCTTCATGCCAAACTAAGCAAACAGGCCGAGAGAGAAGGCGTGTCTTTAAATACTTATATGGTCCAACTCCTTTCTGAAAATCATATTAAGTATCAAATCGAAAAAAGGCTTAACAAGATAGAACAATTAACTTGTGTCTCAACAATTTTTCAGGGTGGGAAACAGTTGAGAAGCAATAAAAGTAAAAATTATGTAGTCCGAACCGCTGATTGGGATCACGAAAAGACTTCTAACCTTTTTATGCATTAA
- a CDS encoding tyrosine-type recombinase/integrase has product MLQDGYDIRTVQDLLGHKDLNTTMIYIHILKREPGGGVRPAEFLK; this is encoded by the coding sequence TTGCTTCAGGACGGATATGATATCCGCACCGTGCAGGATCTGTTAGGCCATAAGGATCTGAACACGACCATGATCTATATCCATATATTGAAGCGGGAACCCGGCGGCGGCGTGCGTCCGGCGGAATTTCTGAAATAA
- a CDS encoding DegT/DnrJ/EryC1/StrS family aminotransferase yields the protein MPVQTDQPMMFSKSFTRQEPISQPAIDSAVRVLQSGRLHRYNVVKDEVSETALLEKEFAAYMGSQYCLACASCGSAMYLALKSAGVRPGDRILCNAYTLAPVPGAIHNTGAKIILVEITDDYTIDFDDLAAKAAEKDVKWFMMSHMRGHIADMDRIMEICRQQGITLIEDCAHTMGARWNGKLSGSFGTAACFSTQTYKHMNSGEGGLLVTDDPDLMARAIIYSGSYMNYDRHLSRPDDAVFESIRELVPNYSCRMDDLRAAILRPQLKILDDQCQRWNRRYQFLESRLNQIPGLFCPKRDPKEQYVGSSIQFNLNTEDPTVILRFLDTCLLRGVELKWFGNKRPVGFTSAYSSWKYFDNLPELPNTDRILAGMCDMRIPLTFDLADCESIAQIIADVAASVLPREPE from the coding sequence ATGCCTGTACAAACCGATCAACCCATGATGTTTTCAAAAAGCTTTACCCGGCAGGAACCCATTTCCCAGCCGGCCATTGACAGTGCCGTCCGTGTATTGCAGTCGGGACGGCTTCACCGGTACAATGTGGTCAAAGATGAGGTTTCTGAAACCGCGCTGCTGGAAAAAGAGTTTGCCGCATATATGGGCAGCCAATACTGTCTTGCCTGCGCCTCCTGCGGCAGTGCCATGTATCTGGCGTTGAAAAGCGCCGGGGTCAGACCCGGGGACCGCATTCTGTGCAATGCCTATACCCTGGCACCCGTGCCGGGCGCCATCCATAACACGGGGGCTAAAATCATTCTGGTGGAGATCACGGATGACTATACCATCGATTTTGACGACCTGGCGGCCAAGGCGGCGGAAAAGGATGTCAAATGGTTCATGATGTCTCATATGCGGGGCCACATTGCCGACATGGACCGGATCATGGAGATATGCCGGCAGCAAGGGATCACGTTGATCGAAGACTGCGCCCACACCATGGGGGCCCGGTGGAACGGAAAACTGTCCGGTTCTTTTGGCACGGCCGCCTGCTTCAGCACCCAGACCTACAAGCACATGAACTCCGGCGAAGGGGGTCTGCTGGTCACGGATGATCCGGACCTGATGGCCAGAGCCATCATCTATTCCGGGTCTTACATGAATTATGACCGACACCTGTCCCGGCCGGATGATGCCGTGTTTGAATCAATCCGGGAACTGGTGCCCAATTATTCCTGCCGCATGGACGACCTGCGGGCCGCGATTCTAAGACCCCAGCTCAAGATCCTGGATGACCAGTGCCAAAGGTGGAACCGGCGGTATCAGTTCCTGGAATCCCGGCTGAATCAGATCCCGGGCCTTTTCTGTCCAAAGCGGGACCCAAAGGAGCAGTATGTGGGCAGCTCCATCCAGTTTAACCTGAACACGGAGGATCCCACCGTGATCCTCCGGTTTCTGGATACCTGCCTTTTGCGGGGCGTGGAACTCAAATGGTTCGGCAACAAACGGCCGGTGGGATTCACCAGCGCCTACAGCAGCTGGAAATATTTTGACAATCTGCCCGAATTGCCTAATACTGACCGCATATTGGCCGGCATGTGCGACATGAGAATTCCCCTGACCTTTGATCTGGCGGACTGTGAATCAATTGCCCAGATCATTGCAGATGTGGCGGCCAGTGTGCTGCCCCGTGAACCTGAATAA
- a CDS encoding TRAP transporter large permease, which produces MISSVLFGAFGILLVIGAPIAVALGMAAMAAFMSIGKDVTTLVQIAYNAVNSFPVMALPAFILSGALMQGSGISRRLVAVAEVLAGRMAGGLGASTVLACLFFGAISGSGPATTAAVGMLMIPAMTRKGYDRGYASAVTASSGGLGIVIPPSIPMVIYGVTASVSITQLFIAGVFPGLLIASGIIILNYVISKKKGYKPNEDEWSLKKTLVTIKDGFWALMAPVVILGGIYSGFFTPTEAAIVSIFYTLFVGIFIYQELKLPAIFKSLDSTTWLSGRVLIILFTAQAFGRLLVQYKIPDAIAAWLLALTGNVFIIWALVIIFLIMIGMFMETLATIMLVTPVLLPVMTSLGVDPIHFGVVLVMCCEIGFETPPLGENLFIASGIGKVSIEEISVKAIPFSIVEILAVFTVAYIPGFCLWLPKAFGY; this is translated from the coding sequence ATGATTTCATCGGTATTGTTCGGCGCATTCGGCATTCTTCTGGTGATCGGTGCCCCCATTGCCGTGGCCTTGGGCATGGCGGCCATGGCTGCATTCATGTCCATCGGCAAGGATGTGACCACCCTGGTGCAGATCGCCTATAACGCGGTCAATTCGTTTCCGGTCATGGCCCTGCCGGCTTTTATCCTGTCCGGGGCTTTGATGCAGGGATCCGGCATTTCCAGGCGCCTGGTGGCAGTGGCTGAAGTTCTGGCAGGCCGGATGGCCGGAGGCCTGGGTGCCTCCACGGTGCTGGCCTGCCTGTTTTTCGGCGCCATATCCGGGTCCGGTCCGGCCACCACGGCCGCCGTGGGCATGCTCATGATTCCGGCCATGACCAGAAAAGGATATGACCGCGGCTATGCCTCGGCTGTCACGGCGTCTTCCGGGGGCTTAGGTATTGTGATTCCCCCCAGTATTCCCATGGTGATCTATGGGGTGACGGCCAGCGTATCCATCACCCAGCTGTTCATCGCCGGGGTGTTTCCCGGCCTGCTCATCGCATCCGGTATCATTATTCTCAACTATGTGATCAGCAAAAAAAAGGGATACAAACCCAATGAGGACGAATGGTCTTTAAAGAAAACCCTGGTGACCATCAAGGATGGATTCTGGGCTTTGATGGCGCCGGTAGTGATTCTGGGCGGCATATATTCCGGGTTTTTCACGCCTACGGAAGCCGCCATTGTCTCGATTTTCTATACCCTGTTCGTGGGCATTTTCATCTACCAGGAGCTCAAACTGCCCGCCATTTTCAAGTCTTTGGATTCCACCACCTGGCTGTCGGGCCGGGTGTTGATCATCCTGTTCACGGCCCAGGCATTCGGCCGGCTCCTGGTGCAGTACAAGATCCCGGATGCCATTGCCGCCTGGCTGCTGGCCCTGACCGGCAATGTGTTCATTATCTGGGCACTGGTCATCATTTTCCTGATCATGATCGGCATGTTCATGGAGACCCTGGCCACCATAATGCTGGTGACACCCGTGCTTTTGCCGGTCATGACCAGCCTGGGCGTAGACCCCATCCATTTTGGCGTGGTACTGGTGATGTGTTGTGAAATCGGGTTTGAAACACCGCCGTTAGGGGAAAACCTGTTCATTGCATCCGGTATCGGAAAAGTGAGTATCGAAGAAATATCGGTCAAGGCGATTCCCTTTTCCATTGTGGAGATCCTGGCCGTGTTTACTGTGGCCTATATCCCGGGATTCTGCCTCTGGCTGCCCAAAGCGTTTGGATATTGA
- a CDS encoding IclR family transcriptional regulator produces the protein MSSKKDQYFSKTLEKGLSILDLFGREHPSRSLTEISTLTGINKTSTYRLVNTLIQLGYLRKSVTDKSLRLGPKAFSMGHECFHGFDIYQGIKPIIDKTFFEHHISIDSALIDGFKLISLYRREMPNLVSFHLPLIMDELYARAMGKIVLANLGPDDLEHYFADLVPKKLTPHTLADIDEIRKDIRNTRTRGYSINNKEYMTGVISIGAPMMNLQTKSVVGAVSLDFPSREYSLDAIEKQYISVLLTLATEASDLITTAGIRQ, from the coding sequence ATGTCCAGTAAAAAAGACCAATATTTTTCTAAAACCCTGGAAAAAGGCCTGTCGATTTTAGACCTGTTCGGCCGGGAACACCCGTCCCGGTCCCTGACGGAAATTTCCACGCTAACCGGGATCAACAAAACTTCCACCTACCGTCTGGTCAACACCCTGATCCAGCTGGGATATCTGCGCAAAAGTGTCACTGACAAATCCCTGCGCTTAGGGCCCAAGGCGTTTTCCATGGGCCATGAATGCTTTCACGGGTTTGATATCTATCAGGGCATCAAGCCCATCATTGACAAGACCTTTTTCGAACATCACATATCCATTGATTCCGCGCTCATTGACGGATTCAAGCTGATTTCCCTGTACCGCCGGGAAATGCCCAACCTGGTGTCGTTCCACCTGCCCCTGATCATGGACGAACTCTATGCCCGGGCCATGGGAAAGATCGTGCTGGCCAACCTGGGCCCCGACGACCTGGAACACTATTTTGCCGACCTGGTGCCCAAAAAACTGACCCCCCACACCCTGGCGGACATCGACGAGATCCGGAAAGATATCCGGAACACCCGGACACGGGGGTATTCCATCAATAACAAGGAATATATGACCGGTGTGATCAGCATCGGGGCCCCCATGATGAACTTACAGACCAAATCCGTGGTGGGGGCAGTGAGCCTGGATTTTCCATCCAGAGAATATTCCCTGGACGCCATCGAAAAACAGTATATCTCCGTGCTGCTCACCCTGGCCACGGAAGCCTCGGACCTGATCACCACAGCCGGCATCCGGCAGTAG
- the hisD gene encoding histidinol dehydrogenase, with protein MQHLKKAVKTAESHSETIRPAVEKMLADIRADREKAVEALALKFDNWTDPFILSEEKKQQLIDTVPDSVKEDIRFAHQQVSAFAKAQRDSIKEFETQIYPGVRLGQRIIPMDVAGCYIPGGRFAHACSAVMSVATAKAAGVKTVIAASPPRGKSIDPAVAYAMDISGADIILEMGGVQAIASMAFGLFTGKRANILAGPGNAYVAEAKALLAGSGVCAIDVFAGPTESAVIADNTADPMTIAVDLVSQAEHGYDSPVWLFTDSRQLGEQVLKIMPHVIDDLPDPEVAAASWRDYGEIVLCDDWQEMAAVSDQYAPEHVQVMTKDNQWWCDRLTAYGSLFIGDYCTVAQGDKCSGTNHILPTRKAGYYSGGLNVHKFLKICTFQEIEKQACLEISSRASRLSRVEGMEGHARACDWRLKKFFPDQEWDFNVYSQKHYS; from the coding sequence ATGCAGCATTTAAAAAAAGCGGTGAAAACCGCTGAATCCCACAGTGAAACCATCCGGCCGGCCGTTGAAAAGATGCTGGCCGATATCCGGGCGGACCGGGAAAAAGCCGTGGAAGCTCTGGCACTGAAGTTTGACAACTGGACCGACCCGTTCATTCTCAGTGAAGAGAAAAAACAGCAGTTGATTGACACGGTTCCGGACTCTGTCAAAGAAGATATCCGGTTTGCCCACCAGCAGGTGTCGGCGTTTGCCAAAGCCCAGCGGGACAGCATCAAAGAATTTGAAACCCAGATTTATCCCGGAGTCCGTCTGGGACAGCGCATTATTCCCATGGATGTGGCCGGGTGTTATATCCCCGGGGGCCGTTTCGCCCATGCCTGTTCCGCTGTCATGAGTGTGGCCACGGCCAAGGCGGCCGGTGTGAAAACCGTGATTGCCGCCTCCCCTCCCCGGGGAAAGAGCATTGATCCGGCCGTGGCCTATGCCATGGACATATCCGGAGCCGATATCATTCTGGAGATGGGCGGGGTCCAGGCCATTGCCTCCATGGCCTTCGGACTGTTTACGGGAAAACGGGCCAATATTCTGGCCGGTCCCGGCAATGCCTATGTGGCGGAAGCCAAGGCCCTGCTGGCCGGATCCGGTGTATGCGCCATCGATGTATTTGCCGGACCCACGGAATCCGCCGTGATTGCCGATAACACGGCCGATCCCATGACCATTGCCGTGGACCTGGTGTCCCAGGCCGAGCATGGGTATGACTCTCCGGTGTGGCTGTTCACTGACTCCAGACAGCTGGGGGAACAGGTATTGAAGATAATGCCCCATGTAATCGATGATCTGCCGGATCCGGAAGTGGCTGCCGCATCCTGGCGGGATTATGGGGAAATTGTCCTGTGTGACGACTGGCAGGAGATGGCTGCAGTCAGCGACCAATATGCCCCCGAACATGTCCAGGTGATGACCAAAGACAACCAGTGGTGGTGCGATCGCCTCACGGCCTATGGCTCTCTGTTTATCGGGGATTACTGTACCGTGGCCCAGGGAGACAAATGTTCGGGCACCAACCACATACTGCCCACCCGCAAAGCCGGGTATTATTCCGGCGGCCTGAACGTGCACAAATTTCTCAAAATCTGCACATTTCAGGAAATTGAAAAACAGGCCTGTCTGGAAATCAGCTCCCGGGCCTCCCGGTTGTCCCGGGTGGAGGGCATGGAAGGTCATGCCCGGGCCTGTGACTGGCGGCTGAAAAAATTCTTCCCGGATCAGGAATGGGATTTCAATGTCTATTCCCAGAAACATTACTCATAA